A genomic region of Vitreoscilla filiformis contains the following coding sequences:
- a CDS encoding methyl-accepting chemotaxis protein, which translates to MKIRQKLLWGALALSWLPLLLSAWWLWQGAVTLTERTVTTQMETHLQSLRDLKAQQVREEVESRLASVRALAQNRATLEAMQHLRDGFHRTAHDLPQFRRDVDVLHRQMQTYIEQGFGPEFQRRNAGRVPQLKTALSTRSADATLLQHIYIAANPFPLGQKERLMALAEPRFGYGDAHARHHPSLERAQKLLGFYDIFLIDTSTDEVVYTVFKELDFGSRLSDGIAANSKLAEAYAKVKNAKSPQDIYLSDFEPYGPSYNDQAAFVAVPLFEGERQIGVLAVQYPIDKINAAMSSGHAWAQIGLGQTGDVLLVGPDELMRSNARAMVDDAQRPAYLEQLEGRLEAPRWALLKAKHSTIGLVRWSNEATRAALTRHERGVAVQEGLLGQPVVVAYAPLELAGQSWAILAHMDLEEANAPLQALDWDLGMRTLGIAACVLLAVAGAMVWIRRRITQPVEQVRATVQAVTAGQWSARCRLAGDDELASLGQAVDQMLDERVGSLLLAVRDNEQLTQSAQALQQTVKRLSARDLTVRAIVSEDVMGALATSINQFSDAMGTTLGEVRGIAEQVLGTAESVERQTGRLGESVQSEHTALGRMTASLHQTTEHLRQVARLSETSNRAAEQATHATDAALRSVAATVQGMEQLRAAMSETEVRFKRLGERSQDISTVVTLIGTLAERTHTLAINATMQAATAGEAGRGFTVVAEEVQRLSESSRQAAQQITQLVHNIQAETRETVHLMNRLIAQMVGQLAQAQQAGGQMDQTRHVTIQLVQWVQQIASFSEQQTQLAHALQEVVDQLDQGSGQTRQALERQRSDTAALARGARRLAETVASFRLPLA; encoded by the coding sequence ATGAAAATTCGCCAAAAATTGTTGTGGGGTGCGTTGGCCCTGAGCTGGCTGCCCTTGTTGCTGAGTGCCTGGTGGTTGTGGCAGGGGGCGGTGACCCTGACGGAGCGCACCGTCACCACCCAGATGGAAACCCATTTGCAGTCGCTGCGCGATCTCAAAGCGCAGCAAGTGCGTGAGGAGGTGGAGTCGCGGTTGGCCTCGGTGCGGGCGTTGGCACAAAACCGCGCCACCTTGGAAGCGATGCAGCATTTGCGCGATGGCTTCCACCGCACAGCCCACGACCTGCCGCAGTTCCGGCGTGATGTGGACGTGCTGCACCGCCAAATGCAGACGTACATCGAACAAGGCTTCGGGCCGGAGTTCCAGCGCCGCAACGCGGGCCGAGTGCCGCAGTTGAAGACAGCGTTGTCCACACGCAGTGCGGACGCCACCTTGCTTCAGCACATCTACATCGCGGCCAACCCTTTTCCGCTGGGCCAGAAAGAGCGGCTGATGGCCTTGGCCGAACCTCGCTTTGGGTACGGCGATGCCCATGCGCGGCACCATCCGTCCCTGGAGCGGGCGCAGAAGCTGCTGGGTTTTTATGACATCTTCCTCATCGATACGAGCACCGATGAGGTGGTCTACACCGTGTTCAAAGAACTGGACTTTGGCTCACGGTTGAGTGACGGCATTGCGGCCAACAGCAAACTGGCCGAGGCGTATGCCAAAGTGAAAAACGCCAAGAGCCCGCAGGACATTTACCTGTCGGACTTCGAGCCGTATGGCCCGTCTTACAACGACCAGGCCGCCTTCGTCGCTGTGCCGCTGTTCGAAGGCGAGCGCCAAATCGGCGTGTTGGCGGTGCAGTACCCGATCGACAAAATCAATGCCGCCATGAGTTCGGGCCATGCCTGGGCGCAAATCGGGCTGGGGCAAACGGGGGACGTGCTGCTGGTCGGGCCCGACGAGCTGATGCGCTCCAATGCCCGGGCCATGGTGGACGATGCCCAGCGCCCGGCCTACCTGGAACAGCTCGAAGGGCGGTTGGAGGCGCCGCGCTGGGCCTTGCTCAAGGCCAAACACTCGACCATCGGGCTGGTGCGCTGGTCGAACGAAGCCACGCGGGCCGCGCTGACGCGCCATGAACGCGGTGTGGCCGTGCAAGAGGGCTTGCTGGGGCAGCCTGTGGTGGTGGCCTATGCGCCGTTGGAACTGGCGGGGCAATCGTGGGCGATCCTGGCGCACATGGATTTGGAGGAGGCCAACGCCCCATTGCAAGCCCTCGATTGGGACTTGGGGATGCGCACGCTGGGCATTGCGGCCTGTGTGCTGCTGGCGGTGGCGGGCGCGATGGTTTGGATCCGCCGCCGCATCACCCAGCCGGTGGAGCAGGTGCGGGCGACGGTGCAAGCCGTGACGGCAGGGCAGTGGTCGGCCCGGTGCCGGCTGGCGGGTGACGATGAATTGGCATCGCTCGGGCAAGCTGTCGATCAGATGCTGGATGAGCGCGTCGGCAGCTTGCTGCTGGCCGTGCGGGACAACGAACAACTCACCCAGTCGGCGCAAGCCTTGCAGCAAACCGTCAAGCGGCTTTCGGCCCGGGATTTGACGGTGCGGGCGATCGTGAGTGAAGACGTCATGGGCGCGCTGGCGACCTCCATCAACCAATTTTCGGATGCCATGGGCACCACTTTGGGCGAGGTGCGCGGCATTGCCGAACAGGTGCTGGGCACAGCCGAATCGGTCGAGCGCCAAACCGGGCGCTTGGGTGAGTCGGTGCAATCGGAGCACACGGCCTTGGGTCGCATGACCGCCAGCTTGCACCAGACCACCGAACACCTGCGCCAAGTGGCGCGGCTGTCGGAGACGTCCAACCGGGCTGCCGAACAAGCCACCCATGCCACCGATGCCGCCTTGCGCAGTGTGGCGGCCACGGTGCAGGGCATGGAGCAGTTGCGGGCGGCGATGTCGGAGACGGAAGTCCGGTTCAAGCGCCTGGGCGAGCGCAGCCAAGACATCTCCACCGTCGTGACCCTCATCGGCACACTGGCAGAGCGCACCCACACCTTGGCCATCAATGCCACGATGCAGGCGGCCACAGCAGGCGAGGCCGGGCGCGGTTTCACCGTGGTGGCGGAGGAAGTGCAGCGGCTGTCCGAGAGTTCGCGCCAGGCCGCACAGCAGATCACCCAGTTGGTTCACAACATCCAAGCCGAGACCCGCGAAACCGTTCATTTGATGAACCGGTTGATCGCCCAAATGGTGGGGCAGTTGGCCCAAGCCCAGCAAGCTGGGGGGCAGATGGATCAAACCCGCCATGTCACCATCCAGTTGGTGCAGTGGGTGCAGCAAATTGCGTCGTTTTCGGAGCAGCAGACGCAGTTGGCGCACGCATTGCAAGAGGTGGTTGATCAGCTCGATCAAGGTTCGGGCCAAACGCGGCAGGCTTTGGAGCGTCAGCGGAGTGACACGGCGGCGCTGGCGCGGGGGGCGCGGCGCTTGGCTGAAACGGTGGCGTCGTTCCGGTTGCCGCTGGCATGA
- a CDS encoding Crp/Fnr family transcriptional regulator: protein MLLDSPVSSSLGQTSLLSGDVLFEAGSMGSIWQLENGALRLDRVTREGSRFIQIVLPGDLLGLELLAAYPYAYTARAIVPSLARRRSLSSDADRRLVLIEGLTQQQRRGEDLVMLRSGPAQDRLKHLLLLLAPAHGPWNSEGQPCALPTIKDMAAIIDTAPETVSRIFANLKRTHLLDARQRQSASFSPSRLREAEWPAGMTRSDGGQRVLSGPSSST, encoded by the coding sequence ATGTTGCTTGATTCGCCGGTGTCCTCGTCCCTGGGCCAGACTTCGCTGCTGTCCGGAGACGTGCTGTTCGAGGCGGGCAGCATGGGCTCGATTTGGCAACTCGAAAACGGTGCGCTGCGCCTGGATCGGGTGACGCGTGAAGGTTCGCGTTTCATCCAGATCGTGTTGCCGGGGGACTTGCTCGGGCTGGAGTTGCTGGCGGCCTATCCCTACGCCTACACGGCCCGGGCCATCGTGCCCAGTTTGGCGCGGCGGCGCTCGCTGTCCAGCGACGCCGACCGGCGCTTGGTCTTGATCGAAGGCCTGACTCAGCAGCAACGCCGGGGCGAAGACCTGGTGATGCTGCGCAGCGGCCCCGCGCAGGATCGGCTCAAGCACCTGCTGTTGCTGCTGGCCCCCGCCCATGGCCCTTGGAACAGCGAGGGCCAGCCCTGCGCCTTGCCCACCATCAAGGACATGGCGGCCATCATCGACACCGCGCCCGAAACCGTTTCGCGCATTTTTGCCAACCTCAAGCGCACCCACTTGCTCGACGCGCGCCAGCGCCAGAGCGCCAGCTTCAGCCCGTCTCGCTTGCGTGAAGCCGAATGGCCCGCCGGCATGACGCGCAGCGATGGCGGACAACGGGTGCTGTCCGGCCCTTCTTCATCGACCTGA
- the ruvA gene encoding Holliday junction branch migration protein RuvA, which translates to MIGRLSGVIADKAPPQVLIDVSGVGYEVDVPMSTFCALPALGERVTLLTHLVVREDAQLLYGFLSAPERAAFRELIKVSGIGPRTALAVLSGLNVADLAGAVSRQEGARLQKVPGIGKKTAERLLLELKGKLGEELVAPAGAMVALDAAQADIVQALIALGYSDKDAALALKKLPAGVGVSEGIKLALRALG; encoded by the coding sequence ATGATCGGACGACTCTCCGGGGTGATCGCGGACAAAGCCCCACCGCAGGTGCTCATCGACGTGTCAGGCGTCGGCTACGAAGTCGATGTGCCCATGAGCACGTTTTGCGCGCTGCCGGCGCTGGGCGAGCGCGTCACGCTGCTGACCCACTTGGTGGTGCGCGAAGACGCCCAATTGCTCTACGGTTTTTTGAGCGCGCCGGAGCGGGCGGCGTTTCGCGAACTCATCAAAGTGTCCGGGATTGGGCCGCGCACGGCGTTGGCGGTGCTGTCCGGGCTGAACGTGGCGGATTTGGCGGGCGCCGTCAGCCGACAAGAGGGCGCCCGTTTGCAGAAGGTGCCCGGCATCGGCAAAAAAACCGCCGAACGCTTGCTGCTGGAACTCAAGGGCAAACTGGGCGAGGAACTCGTTGCCCCAGCGGGCGCGATGGTGGCGCTGGACGCGGCGCAAGCCGACATCGTCCAAGCCCTCATCGCCCTGGGTTACAGCGACAAAGACGCCGCTTTGGCGCTGAAAAAACTGCCCGCTGGCGTCGGCGTGAGCGAGGGCATCAAGCTGGCGCTGCGGGCTTTGGGGTGA
- a CDS encoding DUF2946 domain-containing protein: MSNLRHHLHRFAWIAALAIFGVVFAPTISHGLARLQNQDSWWTQICTPQGMKTVAALAGETSAAPEDDATGPVNPFDHCPLCGLAAAAPTLPPPNVTLWLPLTGATVVPRLFLRAPRPLFAWASAQPRAPPSGA, from the coding sequence GTGTCAAATCTGCGCCATCACCTCCATCGCTTTGCGTGGATCGCCGCCCTGGCGATCTTCGGGGTGGTGTTCGCGCCGACGATTTCACACGGGTTGGCCCGCCTGCAAAACCAGGACTCCTGGTGGACGCAAATTTGCACGCCGCAAGGCATGAAAACCGTGGCCGCCTTGGCCGGCGAAACCTCCGCCGCTCCCGAGGATGACGCCACTGGCCCCGTCAACCCGTTCGATCACTGTCCGCTGTGCGGGCTGGCGGCAGCGGCGCCCACTTTGCCGCCGCCGAATGTCACGCTGTGGTTGCCCCTGACGGGGGCCACCGTCGTGCCGCGTTTGTTCCTGCGGGCGCCCCGTCCGCTGTTTGCTTGGGCCTCCGCCCAACCACGCGCCCCACCCTCCGGCGCTTGA
- a CDS encoding copper chaperone PCu(A)C, with amino-acid sequence MPHALSRRHLGLWALGGGLSILLGASPAWAHGVRLGDLVLDHPYVVASTTDGTVALLHMKALRNTGAQADRLLGGHSPAAAAVTLYQHTADGQGGSVMRAAAALPLPAGSELALRHGPQSAGHLMLQGLRQPLRVGDTLSITLRFEKAGEVTFDASVVRPRS; translated from the coding sequence ATGCCTCACGCACTTTCTCGCCGTCACCTGGGTTTGTGGGCCTTGGGTGGGGGACTGTCGATTCTCCTCGGGGCATCGCCCGCTTGGGCACACGGCGTGCGCCTGGGCGACTTGGTGCTCGATCACCCTTACGTCGTGGCCAGCACCACCGACGGCACCGTCGCCCTGCTGCACATGAAAGCCTTGCGCAACACCGGTGCCCAGGCGGATCGCCTGCTGGGCGGCCACAGCCCCGCCGCCGCCGCCGTGACGCTGTATCAACACACCGCCGATGGCCAGGGCGGTTCGGTGATGCGGGCCGCAGCGGCACTGCCCCTGCCGGCAGGGTCGGAGCTGGCGCTGCGCCACGGGCCGCAAAGTGCCGGACACCTGATGCTGCAAGGCCTGCGCCAGCCGCTGCGCGTGGGGGACACCCTCAGCATCACACTGCGGTTTGAAAAAGCCGGGGAAGTGACCTTTGATGCGAGCGTCGTCCGGCCTCGGTCTTGA
- the ruvB gene encoding Holliday junction branch migration DNA helicase RuvB yields MAAPFTTSPQEEALERALRPKLLEEYVGQTKAREQLDIFIGAAKKRGEALDHVLLFGPPGLGKTTLSHIIAAELGVNLRQTSGPVLEKPKDLAAILTNLERNDVLFIDEIHRLSPVVEEILYPALEDYQIDIMIGEGPAARSIKLDLQPFTLVGATTRAGMLTNPLRDRFGITARLEFYSAEELTRIVTRSARLLGAPIEASGALEIARRSRGTPRIANRLLRRVRDYAEVKGSGHITQAMADAALKMLDVDPVGFDLMDRKFLDALVQRFDGGPVGLDNIAAAIGEEPGTIEDVIEPYLIQQGYLQRTPRGRVATLLAYQHLGVNPSQAMAASDGLFKP; encoded by the coding sequence ATGGCGGCTCCCTTCACCACCTCGCCCCAAGAGGAGGCTTTGGAGCGCGCCTTGCGCCCCAAACTGCTGGAGGAGTACGTCGGCCAAACCAAAGCGCGTGAGCAACTGGACATCTTCATCGGGGCCGCCAAAAAACGTGGCGAAGCGCTCGACCATGTGTTGCTGTTTGGGCCGCCGGGGTTGGGCAAGACCACGCTGTCCCACATCATCGCGGCGGAGCTGGGGGTGAACCTGCGCCAAACCAGCGGCCCGGTGCTGGAAAAACCCAAAGATCTGGCCGCCATCCTCACCAACTTGGAACGCAACGACGTTCTGTTCATCGACGAGATTCACCGGCTCTCACCCGTGGTGGAGGAAATTCTCTACCCAGCGTTGGAGGACTATCAGATCGACATCATGATCGGCGAAGGCCCCGCCGCCCGTTCGATCAAGCTCGATCTGCAACCCTTCACCCTGGTGGGCGCCACCACCCGCGCCGGCATGCTCACCAACCCGCTGCGCGATCGCTTCGGCATCACCGCCCGGCTGGAGTTTTACAGCGCCGAGGAGCTGACGCGCATCGTCACCCGCTCGGCCCGGTTGCTGGGGGCGCCCATTGAGGCATCGGGTGCGCTGGAGATTGCCCGCCGCAGTCGGGGCACGCCGCGCATCGCCAACCGGCTGCTGCGCCGGGTGCGGGACTACGCTGAGGTCAAAGGCTCCGGCCACATCACCCAAGCCATGGCCGATGCGGCACTCAAAATGTTGGACGTCGATCCGGTGGGCTTTGACCTCATGGATCGCAAATTTTTGGATGCGCTGGTGCAGCGCTTCGATGGCGGGCCGGTCGGGTTGGACAACATCGCCGCCGCCATCGGCGAGGAGCCCGGCACGATCGAGGACGTGATCGAGCCTTATCTGATTCAGCAGGGGTACTTGCAGCGCACCCCCAGGGGGCGGGTTGCCACGCTGTTGGCCTATCAACACCTTGGGGTTAACCCTTCGCAGGCGATGGCAGCTTCCGACGGATTGTTCAAGCCCTGA
- a CDS encoding copper chaperone PCu(A)C translates to MNLMTRLSAAAVMCGVLATSAWAQTTVSEPWVRAAQAPQKATGAFMQITSAQGGKLVAASSPVANIVEIHEMKMDGDVMRMAPIASLDLPAGKAVALRPGSYHIMLIDLKQPLKAGDAVPLTLSIEGADKKKETVNVQATVKAMGMAAGASGPQHGHHGMKH, encoded by the coding sequence ATGAATTTGATGACTCGCCTGTCGGCTGCGGCTGTGATGTGCGGTGTGCTGGCCACGTCGGCCTGGGCGCAAACCACCGTGTCCGAACCCTGGGTGCGTGCGGCGCAAGCCCCGCAAAAGGCCACGGGCGCCTTCATGCAGATCACGTCGGCCCAAGGTGGCAAGCTGGTGGCGGCCAGCTCGCCGGTGGCCAACATCGTCGAAATCCACGAAATGAAAATGGACGGCGACGTGATGCGCATGGCCCCGATCGCCAGCCTCGACCTGCCCGCCGGCAAAGCGGTGGCCCTGCGCCCGGGCAGTTACCACATCATGCTGATCGACCTGAAGCAGCCGCTCAAAGCCGGGGACGCCGTGCCGCTGACCCTGAGCATCGAAGGCGCTGACAAGAAGAAAGAAACCGTCAACGTGCAAGCCACCGTCAAGGCGATGGGCATGGCAGCGGGTGCCAGCGGCCCCCAGCACGGCCACCACGGCATGAAACACTGA
- a CDS encoding methanobactin export MATE transporter MbnM translates to MRVPSRSPRSQPLRWLWQAGSGLGAVLLTGVALLATSVSGCGGGGTDLVATPSQDNTAWNWHTDAALPSTFPIPAVPADNPMSRAKVALGRYLFYDKQLSGNGTLACAGCHFQDKAFTDGRTVARGSTGEDHPRNAQGLANVAFNATLTWANPLLLTLERQMETPLFGEHPVEMGINSANRAQVLQRFRDDVSGVGYPALFAAAFPELPAAERVSLASIIKAISAFQRTMLSADSKYHRWQRGEATLTAAEMRGMNLFNGEQAECFHCHTGFNFNDQVRHASSRFVSTPFHNTGLYNIDGKGGFPVLNRGVFELSQISRDMGKFRAPSLRNVAVTAPYMHDGSKATLEEVLDHYAAGGTVTAHGPYAGDGRANPYKSDLISLISLSAQDKADLIAFLKTLTDETLLTNPKLADPFATGS, encoded by the coding sequence ATGCGCGTTCCCTCTCGCTCCCCCCGGTCACAGCCTTTGCGTTGGCTGTGGCAAGCCGGCAGTGGGCTGGGCGCCGTGCTGTTGACGGGCGTGGCCCTTTTGGCCACGTCCGTCAGCGGCTGCGGCGGCGGTGGCACAGACTTGGTGGCCACGCCCTCCCAGGACAACACCGCCTGGAACTGGCACACCGATGCTGCCTTGCCCAGCACCTTCCCCATCCCAGCGGTGCCGGCGGACAACCCGATGTCCCGCGCCAAAGTCGCGCTTGGGCGTTACCTGTTCTACGACAAGCAGCTCTCCGGCAACGGAACACTGGCCTGTGCCGGGTGCCACTTCCAAGACAAGGCATTCACCGATGGCCGCACCGTGGCGCGAGGCTCCACGGGCGAAGACCACCCGCGCAATGCGCAGGGCTTGGCCAATGTCGCTTTCAATGCCACGCTGACCTGGGCCAACCCCCTGCTGTTGACCCTGGAGCGGCAGATGGAAACGCCGCTGTTTGGCGAACACCCGGTGGAGATGGGCATCAACTCGGCCAATCGCGCCCAGGTGCTCCAGCGGTTCCGGGATGATGTGTCGGGCGTGGGTTATCCGGCCCTGTTTGCCGCTGCTTTTCCGGAGCTGCCCGCTGCCGAACGGGTCAGCCTGGCCAGCATCATCAAGGCGATTTCGGCGTTCCAGCGCACGATGCTGTCAGCCGATAGCAAATACCACCGCTGGCAGCGCGGTGAAGCCACCCTGACCGCTGCCGAAATGCGCGGCATGAACCTGTTCAACGGCGAACAGGCTGAGTGTTTTCATTGCCACACCGGTTTCAACTTCAACGATCAGGTGCGCCACGCCAGCAGCCGTTTTGTGTCCACGCCGTTCCACAACACGGGGCTGTACAACATCGATGGCAAGGGAGGCTTCCCGGTGTTGAACCGGGGGGTGTTTGAGCTCTCCCAAATCAGCCGCGACATGGGCAAGTTCCGCGCCCCTAGCCTGCGCAACGTCGCGGTGACGGCGCCCTACATGCACGATGGCTCCAAGGCGACGCTGGAAGAGGTGCTGGATCACTACGCCGCTGGCGGCACCGTCACCGCACACGGCCCCTACGCCGGGGACGGACGGGCCAACCCCTACAAGAGCGACCTGATCTCCCTCATTTCCCTGAGTGCGCAGGACAAGGCCGACCTCATCGCCTTCCTCAAAACCCTCACCGATGAAACCTTGCTCACCAACCCCAAGCTCGCCGATCCGTTCGCCACGGGCTCTTAA
- a CDS encoding PhoH family protein, producing the protein MRHTFTPLDNTRLGHLCGPVDEHLRAIEAVVPVTISRRQGAFRIDGAKRDAEATLALLVTLYERAARAIPADTLQLALDDLRRSHHQPPSGAHVGAVEPGSREIVLHTRRADLTGRTPNQMQYLRQMLDHDITFGIGPAGTGKTFLAVACAVDALERSGVQRIILTRPAVEAGERLGFLPGDLTQKVDPYLRPLYDALYDLMGFDRVTKAFERGLLEIAPLAFMRGRTLNHAFVILDEAQNTTPEQMKMFLTRIGFGAKAVITGDISQIDLPRGVPSGLKDAAHVLRNVPGVAFTRFTSHDVVRHPLVARIVDAYDLAAETSAEKS; encoded by the coding sequence CTGCGACACACCTTCACCCCTTTGGACAACACCCGCCTGGGCCATTTGTGCGGCCCGGTGGATGAGCACCTGCGCGCCATCGAAGCCGTGGTCCCTGTGACCATCAGCCGCCGCCAAGGCGCGTTCCGCATCGACGGCGCCAAGCGCGATGCGGAAGCCACGCTGGCGCTGCTCGTCACGCTGTACGAGCGTGCGGCACGCGCCATTCCCGCCGACACGCTGCAACTGGCGCTGGACGATCTGCGCCGCAGCCATCACCAACCGCCCAGCGGTGCCCATGTGGGCGCGGTCGAGCCGGGCAGCCGGGAGATCGTGCTGCACACCCGTCGCGCCGATTTGACGGGCCGCACACCCAACCAGATGCAATACCTGCGGCAGATGTTGGACCACGACATCACCTTCGGCATCGGCCCGGCCGGCACGGGCAAAACCTTCCTGGCTGTGGCCTGCGCGGTGGATGCGTTGGAGCGCAGCGGCGTGCAACGCATCATCCTGACGCGCCCAGCGGTGGAAGCCGGCGAGCGCCTCGGGTTTTTGCCAGGCGATTTGACGCAAAAAGTCGATCCGTACCTGCGCCCGCTCTACGACGCGCTCTACGACTTGATGGGCTTTGACCGCGTCACCAAAGCGTTTGAGCGTGGTTTGTTGGAAATCGCGCCGCTGGCGTTCATGCGGGGGCGCACACTCAACCATGCCTTCGTCATCCTCGATGAAGCGCAAAACACCACGCCCGAACAAATGAAAATGTTCCTGACGCGCATTGGCTTCGGCGCCAAAGCGGTGATCACTGGGGACATCAGCCAAATCGACTTGCCACGCGGCGTGCCCAGCGGCCTCAAAGACGCCGCGCATGTGCTGCGCAACGTGCCGGGCGTGGCGTTCACCCGCTTCACGTCGCATGACGTGGTGCGCCATCCGCTGGTGGCGCGCATCGTCGATGCGTATGACCTCGCTGCCGAAACCTCCGCTGAGAAATCCTGA
- a CDS encoding chemotaxis protein CheW — MTIPLPSHTHSAPAVPRILSLPCGPWRLGVAYAWACTVVKASALAKVPCAPPWVLGMANWEGEIVPVVDVACWLGLPSEGAVHRHWLVGGDEGARLALSWAGRPASWVWAATSRDPGLLSALPAALQPLVQAAWRDEAGQGWAVLDGARLFEVLHTELTLFCALPGTVLRS, encoded by the coding sequence GTGACGATTCCTCTACCTTCTCATACCCACTCAGCGCCGGCGGTGCCGCGCATTCTGTCCCTGCCGTGTGGCCCCTGGCGCTTGGGGGTGGCCTATGCATGGGCCTGTACGGTCGTCAAGGCCAGTGCCTTGGCCAAGGTGCCGTGTGCGCCGCCCTGGGTGCTGGGAATGGCCAACTGGGAGGGCGAAATTGTGCCGGTGGTGGATGTGGCTTGTTGGCTGGGCCTGCCATCCGAGGGGGCGGTTCATCGGCACTGGCTGGTGGGGGGAGATGAGGGCGCTCGGTTGGCCCTGAGCTGGGCTGGGCGACCCGCCTCGTGGGTGTGGGCTGCTACGTCGCGGGATCCGGGCCTGCTGTCTGCGCTGCCTGCTGCCTTGCAACCCTTGGTGCAAGCCGCATGGCGGGACGAAGCGGGGCAAGGGTGGGCCGTCTTGGACGGTGCGCGCTTGTTCGAGGTGCTCCATACGGAGTTGACGCTTTTTTGTGCCTTGCCGGGCACGGTGCTGCGCTCATGA
- a CDS encoding MbnP family copper-binding protein produces MQTLFVRSAVALTTATLCLAAQAETFQRVNIAFVPTVGDTPVGCTSVLRGLGVTGVDAKLQDLRFYVSNVKLTTTEGVEVAVTLDANDAQLTSGSDTVALIDLENAKGLCAGDASRHAVITGKVPKGTYNKLAFTLGVPESLNHTDTATAPAPLDNTDMGWSWQVGRKHIKIEVNPKNATTGEFTQGIKKYDSTTGLPTSTYNDSFYFHLGNTGCEVDTSSANGYTCSSDNTLPLHFHGFDYKTQRVAVDLKALFAKTNLTREWGGPPGCMSGATDPECKKMWSVIGSRFVAQTAADGTVTYISKHNLDHAFFHGETVFRAIAK; encoded by the coding sequence ATGCAAACCCTTTTTGTTCGCTCCGCCGTGGCCCTGACTACAGCCACGCTGTGCCTGGCCGCTCAAGCCGAAACCTTTCAACGCGTGAACATCGCTTTCGTGCCGACCGTGGGTGACACCCCCGTCGGCTGCACCAGCGTGCTGCGTGGCCTGGGCGTCACCGGCGTGGATGCCAAGCTGCAAGACCTGCGCTTTTACGTCTCCAACGTCAAGCTGACCACCACCGAGGGCGTGGAAGTGGCCGTCACCCTCGACGCCAACGACGCTCAACTGACCTCGGGCAGCGACACCGTGGCCCTGATCGACCTGGAAAACGCCAAGGGACTGTGCGCCGGCGATGCCAGCCGACATGCGGTGATCACCGGCAAAGTGCCCAAAGGCACCTACAACAAACTGGCGTTCACCCTGGGGGTGCCGGAATCCCTCAACCACACCGACACCGCCACCGCCCCGGCCCCGCTGGACAACACCGACATGGGTTGGAGCTGGCAAGTCGGTCGCAAGCACATCAAGATCGAAGTCAACCCGAAAAATGCCACCACGGGTGAGTTCACCCAAGGCATCAAGAAGTACGACAGCACCACCGGCCTCCCCACCAGCACTTACAACGACAGTTTTTACTTCCACCTCGGCAACACGGGCTGTGAAGTGGACACGTCGAGCGCCAATGGCTACACCTGCTCGTCCGACAACACCCTGCCCCTGCACTTCCACGGTTTTGACTACAAAACCCAGCGCGTGGCAGTGGATCTGAAGGCACTTTTCGCCAAAACCAACCTGACCCGCGAATGGGGTGGCCCGCCGGGATGCATGTCCGGGGCTACCGATCCGGAGTGCAAGAAGATGTGGTCGGTGATCGGCAGCCGCTTCGTGGCGCAAACCGCCGCTGACGGCACGGTGACTTACATCAGCAAGCACAACCTCGACCACGCGTTTTTCCACGGCGAAACCGTGTTCCGCGCCATCGCGAAGTAA